One window of the Acidimicrobiia bacterium genome contains the following:
- a CDS encoding shikimate kinase encodes MRHVWLIGMMGTGKTTVGVLVAEQLKRPFIDLDNEIMIATGKTIPELFADGEEVFRRAETAALLEASVQPPSVIATGGGAVLAQQNLDAMAATGVTVLLTASTETIMDRLAQSHTRPLARDAKALEAIAALRTAVYLEAADHAVTTEGKDAASVAREVLACVGM; translated from the coding sequence GTGCGCCATGTGTGGCTGATCGGGATGATGGGAACGGGCAAGACCACCGTTGGTGTGTTGGTCGCTGAGCAGCTGAAGCGCCCATTCATCGACCTCGACAACGAGATCATGATTGCGACCGGCAAGACCATTCCCGAGCTCTTCGCCGATGGCGAGGAGGTCTTCCGTCGCGCCGAGACAGCTGCTCTGCTCGAAGCCTCGGTGCAGCCGCCCTCGGTGATTGCAACGGGCGGAGGAGCCGTGCTCGCGCAGCAGAACCTCGATGCGATGGCAGCAACCGGGGTGACGGTCTTGTTGACCGCATCGACCGAGACCATCATGGACCGCCTTGCCCAGAGCCACACCAGACCGCTCGCTCGCGATGCGAAGGCGCTTGAGGCCATCGCAGCCCTGAGGACGGCTGTCTACCTCGAAGCCGCCGACCACGCAGTGACCACCGAAGGCAAAGATGCTGCGTCGGTCGCGAGGGAGGTGTTGGCATGCGTCGGTATGTGA
- the pyrR gene encoding bifunctional pyr operon transcriptional regulator/uracil phosphoribosyltransferase PyrR, with translation MRRVMDEGDINRVVRRIANEIIERNHGVDNVLLLGIPTRGKPLAERICAVLCEIEGVTMTAGSLDIGMYRDDIDTRPRTRLGPTDIPRPIDGADVVLVDDVLYTGRTIRAALDALADLGRPATVQLAVIIDRGHRQLPIRPDYVGRNIPTSVSEHVSVRIVPTDDEDGVWVSSEVLA, from the coding sequence ATGCGAAGGGTGATGGACGAAGGCGATATCAACCGCGTGGTACGGCGTATCGCCAATGAGATCATCGAACGCAACCACGGCGTCGACAATGTGCTTCTGCTCGGCATACCGACCCGCGGCAAGCCGCTCGCGGAAAGGATCTGTGCGGTCCTGTGCGAGATCGAGGGAGTCACGATGACTGCCGGATCGCTCGATATCGGGATGTACCGGGACGACATCGACACGCGGCCGCGGACACGCTTGGGCCCGACGGACATCCCGCGGCCCATCGACGGCGCCGATGTGGTGCTCGTCGACGATGTGCTGTACACGGGAAGAACCATCCGTGCAGCACTTGACGCACTCGCCGACCTCGGGCGACCTGCCACGGTCCAACTCGCGGTCATCATCGACCGCGGTCATCGCCAACTTCCCATCAGGCCGGACTATGTCGGAAGGAACATCCCCACATCGGTGAGCGAGCATGTGTCGGTTCGGATCGTTCCCACTGACGACGAGGACGGTGTTTGGGTGAGCAGCGAGGTCCTTGCGTGA
- the carA gene encoding glutamine-hydrolyzing carbamoyl-phosphate synthase small subunit — protein sequence MNGTQPGILATADGTVFRGTANGARGVAVGEAVFNTSMTGYQEILTDPSYAGQVVVFTTPHIGNYGSSEDDEQAARVHARAVVTRSLSRSSSSWRSDQPFDEYLEARGTIALSDIDTRRLTRHLREHGAMPVAVGSDIDERELTELAASAPTMEGQDLVASVTTVEPYCQEATAPKRGTVVAYDLGIKRDITRSLASHGLDVTVVPAGTSASEVIAMAPDAVFLSNGPGDPEPLTDSIRAVRGLLGQVPLFGICLGHQVLGLALGATTFKLPFGHHGGNHPVRRLDDGSVAITAQNHGFAVDLWSLTDTARPTAGRLPGSDLLPDLVNTDFGIVRPTHQNLNDGTNEGLRCLEVAAFSVQYHPEAAPGPSDARGLFGDFVAMIEGHRAAAD from the coding sequence ATGAACGGGACACAGCCCGGGATTCTCGCCACCGCGGACGGTACGGTGTTCCGGGGAACGGCGAACGGTGCCCGAGGTGTCGCCGTCGGTGAGGCCGTCTTCAACACATCGATGACCGGCTATCAGGAGATCCTCACCGATCCCTCCTACGCCGGGCAGGTTGTGGTGTTCACGACGCCACACATCGGTAACTACGGCAGCAGCGAAGATGACGAACAAGCGGCACGGGTGCACGCCCGCGCGGTGGTGACCCGATCGCTGAGCAGGTCTTCGTCGTCGTGGCGATCGGATCAGCCCTTCGACGAATACCTCGAGGCCAGGGGAACCATTGCCCTCAGCGACATCGACACACGGCGCCTCACGAGACATCTCAGGGAGCATGGCGCGATGCCCGTCGCCGTCGGATCCGACATCGACGAGCGCGAGCTCACCGAACTCGCAGCCTCGGCACCGACCATGGAGGGTCAGGATCTCGTCGCGTCGGTGACCACCGTCGAACCGTACTGTCAGGAAGCGACAGCGCCGAAGCGTGGAACGGTGGTGGCATACGACCTCGGCATCAAGCGCGATATCACCCGCAGCCTGGCAAGCCACGGTCTCGATGTCACCGTCGTCCCAGCGGGTACTTCGGCGTCGGAGGTCATCGCCATGGCGCCGGACGCCGTGTTCCTTTCGAACGGCCCGGGGGATCCCGAGCCACTGACCGATTCGATCAGGGCCGTGCGCGGACTCCTCGGACAAGTACCCCTGTTCGGAATCTGCCTCGGGCACCAAGTTCTCGGTCTCGCCCTGGGAGCAACCACCTTCAAACTCCCGTTCGGCCACCACGGCGGAAACCATCCGGTGCGTCGACTCGACGACGGCAGCGTCGCCATCACCGCCCAAAACCACGGATTCGCCGTGGACCTGTGGTCGCTGACCGACACAGCACGGCCTACTGCGGGTCGACTCCCGGGGAGCGATCTTCTGCCGGACCTTGTGAACACCGACTTCGGGATCGTCCGGCCGACCCATCAGAATCTGAACGACGGGACGAACGAGGGGCTCCGATGCTTGGAGGTCGCTGCGTTCTCGGTGCAATACCATCCCGAAGCCGCACCCGGTCCTTCGGACGCGAGGGGTCTGTTCGGCGATTTCGTCGCCATGATCGAAGGCCATCGTGCCGCAGCGGACTGA
- the aroC gene encoding chorismate synthase, which yields MLRFITAGESHGPGLVATVEGLPAGLEVTSEGLSTELARRRLGFGRGPRMALEEDEIEILGGVRFGSTLGGPVAVLIRNTEWPKWRAQMSPDAGERGKRETKPRPGHADLVGMLKYDTHDARDILERASARETAARTVVGYLAKQLLASINIRVVSHVVRIGQAAADPDAPLPGPDDLDAVDASAVRAFDPATEAAMIEAITTAADAKDTLGGAAEVLGYGLPPGLGSHVHWDRKLDGLLAGALMSIQAIKAVQIGDGVAQSHMTGSAAHDAITRDGEGFGRRTNRAGGLEGGITTGEVLRVTVMMKPIATVMRPLDTVDVDSKEAAKAFRERSDVCAVPAAGVVAEQMTAYVLANEVLRTYGGDTVGDVVAADAAYRRRISEF from the coding sequence ATGCTCAGGTTCATCACCGCAGGGGAGTCACACGGTCCCGGTCTCGTCGCGACCGTCGAGGGTCTCCCCGCAGGCTTGGAAGTGACGAGCGAGGGACTCAGCACCGAACTCGCGCGTCGACGGCTCGGGTTCGGACGGGGACCGCGGATGGCGCTCGAAGAAGATGAAATAGAGATCCTCGGAGGCGTCCGCTTCGGATCGACGCTCGGGGGACCCGTCGCGGTCCTGATACGGAACACCGAGTGGCCGAAGTGGCGGGCCCAGATGTCTCCCGATGCGGGCGAACGGGGCAAACGGGAAACGAAGCCACGGCCGGGGCATGCCGATCTCGTCGGCATGCTCAAGTACGACACCCATGACGCCCGCGATATCCTCGAGCGGGCATCGGCTCGAGAGACGGCCGCCCGCACCGTTGTCGGATACCTCGCCAAGCAACTCCTTGCGTCCATCAACATCCGGGTCGTGTCTCATGTCGTTCGGATCGGACAAGCGGCCGCCGACCCGGATGCGCCGCTCCCAGGGCCCGATGACCTCGATGCGGTCGATGCGTCGGCCGTTCGAGCGTTCGATCCTGCCACCGAAGCGGCAATGATCGAAGCGATCACGACGGCGGCCGACGCCAAGGACACGCTTGGAGGCGCTGCCGAGGTTCTCGGGTACGGACTACCTCCGGGGCTCGGGAGCCATGTCCACTGGGATCGTAAGCTCGACGGTCTCCTCGCCGGTGCCCTCATGTCGATCCAGGCCATCAAAGCGGTCCAGATCGGCGACGGCGTCGCACAGTCGCACATGACCGGCTCAGCTGCCCACGATGCCATCACCCGAGACGGGGAGGGCTTCGGCCGCCGGACCAACCGTGCGGGTGGTCTCGAAGGTGGGATCACGACGGGCGAAGTTCTTCGCGTGACGGTCATGATGAAACCGATCGCAACCGTCATGCGTCCGCTCGACACGGTTGATGTGGATTCCAAGGAGGCCGCCAAGGCGTTCCGCGAGCGCTCGGATGTCTGTGCGGTCCCAGCAGCAGGAGTCGTTGCCGAACAGATGACCGCGTATGTGCTCGCCAACGAAGTCCTGCGCACCTACGGCGGCGATACCGTCGGCGATGTCGTCGCAGCTGATGCCGCGTACCGCAGACGCATCTCGGAGTTCTGA
- a CDS encoding 3-dehydroquinate synthase family protein, translated as MRRYVIQNAPAGSSAIVVGRDLIPSVAAAVAEGGSERAAILCQPATESLADRVATALLSRGVDSHGFTLPDGEAAKRVDVVEDMYRKLNAASLTRDDVIVAVGGGALTDAAGFIAGTFLRGVPAIYLPTTMLGAVDAAIGGKTGINVDGKNLAGLFVHPRHVFVDIDTLDGLPRTLRMEGAAEAVKAGFIDDMAIVEAYERSGIDGVDLEDVVNRAIGVKVDVVNEDFTEKGRRAILNYGHTVGHAVETAAGIPHGHAVSIGIAAAGAASAFVTGFAGEQRQRDLLMSLGLPVVAPAGTERGRVRALMARDKKRDATGLRMVLLEDFGSPVVVAVDDATVHAALGAVGLASGPSAGKGSE; from the coding sequence ATGCGTCGGTATGTGATTCAGAACGCACCCGCTGGCTCCTCAGCAATCGTTGTCGGGCGAGATCTGATCCCCTCCGTCGCCGCTGCCGTGGCAGAAGGCGGGTCCGAGCGAGCAGCGATCCTGTGCCAGCCCGCAACCGAGTCTCTTGCAGACCGTGTCGCCACCGCACTCTTGTCGCGTGGTGTCGACAGCCACGGATTCACGCTTCCCGACGGTGAAGCCGCCAAGCGTGTCGATGTCGTCGAGGATATGTACCGCAAGCTCAACGCCGCATCACTGACCCGCGACGATGTCATCGTCGCGGTGGGAGGAGGCGCACTCACCGACGCGGCCGGGTTCATTGCGGGGACCTTTCTGCGCGGCGTTCCTGCGATCTACCTCCCGACAACGATGCTGGGTGCTGTTGATGCCGCGATCGGCGGCAAGACCGGCATCAATGTCGACGGGAAGAACCTCGCCGGCCTATTCGTGCATCCACGGCATGTGTTCGTTGACATCGACACCCTCGATGGTCTGCCGAGGACCTTGCGAATGGAAGGCGCCGCGGAGGCCGTCAAAGCTGGGTTCATCGACGACATGGCGATCGTGGAGGCGTACGAGCGGTCCGGCATCGACGGGGTCGACCTCGAGGATGTTGTCAACCGGGCAATTGGCGTGAAGGTCGATGTCGTGAACGAGGACTTCACGGAAAAGGGACGAAGGGCAATCCTGAACTATGGGCACACGGTCGGGCACGCCGTTGAGACCGCCGCCGGAATCCCTCACGGTCATGCCGTCTCGATCGGAATCGCTGCCGCAGGAGCGGCATCAGCATTCGTCACCGGATTCGCGGGGGAGCAGCGACAACGGGACCTGCTGATGAGCCTCGGACTTCCTGTGGTTGCCCCAGCCGGAACGGAACGGGGTCGCGTCCGGGCGCTGATGGCACGGGACAAGAAGCGGGATGCGACCGGCCTCAGGATGGTCCTGCTTGAGGACTTCGGTTCCCCTGTCGTCGTTGCGGTCGACGACGCTACCGTACACGCCGCGCTCGGGGCTGTCGGACTTGCATCCGGGCCTTCCGCGGGAAAGGGAAGCGAATGA
- a CDS encoding dihydroorotase, translating into MYDLILGGGSVATTGGVVVTDVAIGEGMIVAMGANLGEAHEVIDCSNRWIGPALVDLHTHLREPGQEWKEDIASGSAAAAAGGYGAVVAMPNTDPAIDAGHVARFVKDRGREVGLVDIQPAGAITMGRRGEVMAHLDDLWASGVRMFTDDGASVANAALLRTAMEYVSSLGGVIAQHAVDSDLAAAGHMHEGSVSSQLGMYGIPRQADDIEITRDLALVEMTGVTYHLQHVSTAGGVEMIREAKRRGLPVTAEVTPHHLAFDHTDVATTDSNFKVMPPLRDEADRAALVAGLSDGTIDAIATDHAPHAALEKEVPFEEAPHGILGLEWAISVAIGVVGLDQSSLFDRMAVAPASIAGLDEHGHLLAEGRAATLTVIDPSERWTPVRTRSKSRNAPYLGRELTGRSRLTLLRGVVTHRADQ; encoded by the coding sequence ATGTATGACCTCATCCTTGGGGGCGGCTCGGTGGCCACCACCGGGGGTGTCGTCGTCACCGATGTGGCAATTGGTGAGGGCATGATCGTGGCAATGGGCGCGAACCTCGGCGAAGCCCACGAAGTCATCGACTGCTCGAACAGGTGGATCGGGCCCGCCCTCGTGGATCTCCACACGCATCTGCGCGAACCGGGACAGGAGTGGAAAGAGGACATCGCGTCGGGCTCAGCCGCTGCAGCAGCCGGCGGCTACGGCGCGGTGGTCGCGATGCCGAACACCGACCCTGCGATCGATGCGGGCCATGTCGCGCGATTCGTCAAGGACCGCGGGCGGGAGGTCGGTCTGGTGGATATCCAGCCTGCGGGTGCGATCACGATGGGGCGACGCGGCGAGGTCATGGCCCATCTCGACGATCTGTGGGCTTCCGGCGTCCGGATGTTCACCGATGACGGCGCTTCGGTTGCCAATGCCGCGCTCCTTCGTACGGCCATGGAGTATGTCTCTTCACTCGGCGGCGTCATCGCCCAGCACGCGGTCGATTCCGACCTCGCCGCTGCGGGCCACATGCACGAAGGCTCCGTGTCGTCACAACTCGGAATGTACGGAATCCCGCGACAGGCCGACGACATCGAAATCACCCGGGACCTTGCCCTCGTCGAGATGACCGGTGTCACCTACCACCTCCAGCATGTATCGACGGCCGGAGGTGTCGAAATGATTCGAGAGGCGAAGCGTCGGGGCCTTCCGGTGACGGCGGAAGTGACCCCGCACCACCTCGCGTTCGATCACACCGATGTTGCCACAACCGATTCGAACTTCAAGGTCATGCCGCCCCTGCGCGACGAGGCGGATCGTGCGGCGCTCGTTGCCGGTCTCAGCGACGGTACGATCGATGCGATCGCGACCGATCACGCTCCCCACGCAGCCCTCGAGAAGGAAGTGCCGTTCGAAGAGGCGCCCCACGGCATCCTTGGCCTCGAATGGGCGATCTCGGTCGCCATCGGCGTGGTCGGCCTCGACCAATCATCGCTGTTTGACCGCATGGCCGTTGCACCGGCATCCATCGCGGGCCTCGACGAACACGGCCACCTGCTTGCCGAGGGGCGAGCAGCGACGCTCACCGTCATCGACCCTTCCGAACGCTGGACACCGGTGAGGACCCGCTCCAAGAGCCGCAACGCCCCCTATCTCGGGCGGGAGTTGACGGGAAGGTCACGGCTGACCCTGTTGCGCGGTGTTGTGACGCATCGAGCGGATCAATGA
- a CDS encoding aspartate carbamoyltransferase catalytic subunit produces the protein MRHLLTTATLDRETLTSLLDEADGFREVLSRPIPKVPALRGKTVAMMFFEPSTRTRMSFEKAARALSADTVSFSPGISALSKGESLKDTALTVRAMGVDLMVVRHKATGAPMRLAEWLDIPIVNGGDGANQHPTQAILDCQTIRKRFGTLDGLCIAIVGDVRHSRVARSNVQAMTALGADVTLVGPPTLLPVDLEGWPVKTTADLDATVPTVDVVYLLRVQTERGGASVFPSIAEYAQRFGMTNRRFAALADDAIVMHPGPMNRGVEIAHDVADHERALILDQVANGVATRMAVLFALLGGDSDV, from the coding sequence GTGAGGCATCTGCTCACGACGGCGACGCTCGATCGGGAGACGCTGACCTCGCTCCTCGACGAGGCTGATGGATTCCGTGAGGTCCTCAGCCGTCCCATCCCGAAGGTGCCCGCTCTGCGGGGCAAGACCGTCGCGATGATGTTCTTCGAGCCGTCGACCCGGACACGCATGTCCTTCGAGAAGGCGGCACGAGCGCTCTCGGCAGACACCGTGTCGTTCAGCCCCGGAATCTCGGCGCTTTCGAAAGGTGAATCGCTCAAGGACACCGCCCTCACCGTGCGAGCCATGGGTGTCGATCTGATGGTTGTTCGCCACAAGGCCACCGGCGCGCCGATGCGCCTCGCGGAGTGGCTGGACATCCCGATCGTGAACGGAGGCGACGGCGCCAACCAGCACCCGACCCAGGCGATCCTTGACTGCCAAACGATCCGCAAGCGATTCGGCACGCTCGACGGTCTCTGCATCGCGATCGTCGGGGATGTGCGCCACTCGCGCGTTGCGCGATCGAATGTGCAGGCCATGACCGCCCTCGGCGCCGATGTCACCCTCGTGGGACCACCGACGCTGCTTCCGGTCGACTTGGAAGGTTGGCCAGTGAAGACAACCGCCGACCTGGATGCAACGGTGCCAACGGTGGATGTTGTCTACCTCTTGCGTGTTCAGACAGAACGCGGTGGCGCATCGGTCTTTCCTTCGATCGCGGAGTATGCGCAGCGGTTCGGGATGACCAACCGCCGTTTCGCGGCGCTCGCCGACGATGCCATCGTCATGCATCCGGGCCCCATGAACCGCGGCGTCGAGATCGCACACGATGTTGCCGACCACGAGCGCGCCCTGATCCTCGATCAGGTTGCGAACGGCGTTGCAACCCGGATGGCGGTCTTGTTTGCCCTCCTCGGCGGTGATTCCGATGTATGA
- the efp gene encoding elongation factor P: protein MISTNDVRPGMALDLPEGLFTVTDHQHVKPGKGKAFVRMKLKNVRTGAVLDRTFRAGENVPSARIDRRNFTFLYRNDLGFHVMDEETYEQTMIDTDIVGGAAEYLSDGMTVQISIHDGIPIEVDLPPSVELEVTYAEPGVKGDRVSGATKPVTLSTGKTIQAPLFVEQGDILKVDTRSGDYITRVT from the coding sequence ATGATCTCGACGAATGATGTCAGGCCGGGCATGGCGCTCGATCTCCCCGAAGGGCTTTTCACGGTGACGGATCACCAGCATGTCAAGCCCGGCAAAGGGAAGGCGTTCGTTCGGATGAAACTGAAGAATGTGCGGACCGGCGCGGTCCTCGACCGGACCTTCCGCGCAGGCGAGAATGTTCCGAGCGCCAGAATCGATCGCCGCAACTTCACCTTCTTGTACCGGAACGATCTCGGTTTCCATGTGATGGACGAAGAGACCTACGAGCAAACGATGATCGATACGGACATCGTCGGTGGAGCCGCCGAGTACCTATCTGATGGGATGACCGTTCAGATCTCGATCCACGATGGGATCCCCATCGAGGTGGACCTTCCGCCGTCGGTCGAACTCGAGGTGACCTACGCCGAGCCCGGCGTGAAGGGAGACCGTGTGTCGGGCGCAACCAAGCCGGTGACGCTGAGTACCGGGAAGACCATCCAGGCTCCTTTGTTCGTCGAGCAGGGAGACATCCTCAAAGTGGATACACGGAGTGGTGACTACATCACGCGTGTGACATGA
- the nusB gene encoding transcription antitermination factor NusB, giving the protein MSSGDRASALGALYAFDARPLEALDASGLSRRAGQFAQGTVEHLDAIDAAISAAADTWRLERMAAVDRSILRLGTFELLYTDMAVGIIINEAVELAKEYSTAASGAFINGVLSTVAGQRAERSEPES; this is encoded by the coding sequence ATGAGCAGCGGCGACCGGGCATCGGCGCTCGGCGCCCTCTACGCCTTCGATGCCAGACCTCTCGAAGCTCTGGACGCCTCGGGACTCAGCCGCCGAGCTGGGCAATTCGCGCAAGGGACGGTGGAGCATCTCGACGCCATCGACGCTGCCATCTCCGCAGCGGCGGACACCTGGCGCCTCGAACGAATGGCCGCGGTTGACAGGAGCATCCTGCGGCTCGGGACCTTCGAGTTGCTGTACACCGACATGGCCGTCGGCATCATCATCAATGAGGCCGTCGAACTCGCCAAGGAGTACTCGACCGCGGCGAGCGGTGCGTTCATCAACGGCGTCCTTTCGACGGTCGCCGGACAGCGTGCCGAACGATCGGAACCCGAGTCGTAG